The genomic region GCCTCTCTATTTTTAGTCAGCTAAATTTTTGATGGACCAAAGAGGAAGTAAAGGTTGTTTTTTCCTCTTTGCTCCATCCTTTCCTGATAAAAGACAAGTCATGTCAAAACCATAAATTATCCATATGAGTATAATGAATCATATAAGTACAGCGCTTCCTCTTTGACACGGAAAAAGGACAAGTGGACCGAGTTACCGCAACAAATcgaggatattaaaaaaaattggggtttGGGGAATACAAACTGTGTTAAAATAAATGATTGGcacaaacataatatatttatatacatatatatttactTTATATGTAGAATTACTGTTTAAATCCAGGATTTACATTTGTGAGTCGAAATGTTCAAAAAGTGTTTTTCCCCCATTAATTCCCGTCTATTTCACCATTTCATTAAActtcaaaatatatataaaatgtaaataaggaCTTGAAAGAGAGCACATAGGCTAGGTTATATGTagacatgatttttatttaGGCGGACAGTCTCTGAAGAAAATACCATTCGTTACagggacatttttattttgaatcatAAAATCCTCATACAAAATAATTTTCATGTACAGTGGTTGTGTATATTtgggagaataaaaaaaaatacattgtgtGGAGATGATTTGCCGCATAGTCAAGTTCATTTCTTGGTTTGttgtttattgttgttgtttttgttgctgttCCTCAAATTGCAAATGATTGTTAACCTGATTTCTTCCTGTATAACATTACAATGGAACCCACCAAAAAGAGGTCAACTGCATTGCAAACATATTTGGTATATTAACCTCAGGAATAATTCAACTTATCCCacaggaagttttttttttttttttaacaaagccTGCATGCAAACCAGTGGCACAAAAtagaaatatattatgtttCTCCCCATAAAATGCATCTCCCCCACCTCACACTCTATAAGAACATTTGTATCCTGCACTAAGATTCATCGTGGAAATAATATCTAGTAATATATAAATCTGTCTGATGATGCATGGTGTTCATGCTATGTGAAATTGTCTTCTGTATGTGGTTCTCGTAGTGTTCCAGTGGGATCTTAACACCCACCACACGATCAGAACCGCGTTCCATTTATCATTAAGCATCTTTCCCTCTGAAACTGTTCATCACAATAACTGCTGCTCGCCGCCGTAATAAAATGTGTACATCAAGCGCGAAGGGCCAAAGTCTCGACAGTCCTCTAATCACGCAAACAACCTCGCTTAATCGAACCCGTCGAGGCACGTGGAGTACCGCTTCACGTTTGTAAACACCCCGGTACTTCCGGGTGGCAGAGAAATGATTGGTAACCACTGACATGACCTAACTGATTTCCTTTAAAAATTAGATATGAATCGAGCGCAATCTGTGGTTAAGGAGGATAAATCCAGTTGATGTCCTAAAGGTTGCTACAGAAGATAGCTAGTAGCAAATCCCGAACGGATTCTTAACTGGGAACGACCTCGATCATCAAGTTAGTGGAAGACATTTTCTTATAGAGACCCATAAAATGTTCTCTTACTTTGAGTCATTTGGCAAAACCTAATGGCTAGCCTGCTAGTCAGTTAAAATGTAAATCCAGCGTTCTGTCGCCCTTCCGATCCGTTAACCTCACAAAAGATCGTCTTTTCAATCCACACTACGCATATTCAAACCACACCGGTAGAAAGAAGGCTAAAGTTAGCATTGGAGCCATTTAGCCTGTTTTCACAATCACTCTTCCTTAGTCATGTTAACTTTGAGAACACGTGAGCTTTTGCCACCCGGTGGTACATGTTGACCTCATGGTGAAAAGGTTTATACTTGATGTGACATGCAAGGAATCGTACAAGCGTACAACGTTGGGTCATGCCGTTTTACTTCCAAGCTCTCAAACGTTTCGAGCGCCGTGCTCGGTATCTACATAGAAAAAGCCGTTCAGGTTTACCCGTGCTGGGTTTCCGCCTTAGTATCTCGGCCGTGGCATTCGCGTTCCTGCGCTGGAGGCCTGCGTGTCTTTACAAGACTACGCCCAGATGCCTAATCTAAAAGGCAACCCCCCCCTATGCCAGTGCAGATTCAGCTATCCCCGTAGTAATGCGGCCATTACTGGATTGCAGCTAAATTGAGAGTAAAATGTCCCTCTAGCGCTCAAGAAAAGATGTCCTCCTTGTCGGCTTCAGGCGAGGCGGGTCTGGAAATGTCAAAAAGACCTTGCGGGGAGCCTGTGATGGGCGTCCTGGCTTTCAGGAGCTGCAGAgcttcggcgagctgagcctccAGGCCCGACATTCGTACGTTGAGGTTCTTCAGGTCGTCCTTGAGCTCCAGCTTGAGTTCTTGAAGCGAGGCTTGGAGGGTCTGCTCAGGGATGGGGTAGAAGGAACGTCTGGTTTCGGTCGGCTGCACGGGACTGCGGTCCTGCGGCGTCAGGCGGAAGTCGCTGACTTTGTCGAGGCGCAGGTCGCTTTTGGTGATGCCGCTGTCGCACGAGTCCGTCTTCTTTAGGGACAGCTGCGACTCGTGGCCCTTGGTCCGCTCCGGTAATGTCTCCATGGATTCGGATTTGGACACCGTTTTCCAGTTGTCCGGCTTCGCTATGGACTCCTTAAAGCGTCCCCAGCCTTTGATTTTGCCCGGCTCGGCGGCCCGACCGCCCACCAGGGAGACGGGAGGCGGCACCTGTAGCTTCACCTTGTCCGAAGGGCCGCAGCCGGGGGCCGCGTGCGACAACTCGTGCGCGGACGACGAAGGCGTCGCCGGGCTTTCTGTTACCGTCACAATGCTGGTAGTGGTGATGATGGCGGTCTTGGGGACGTCCACGTAGACCGGCCCCTTCTCGATGTCGTTGTCTTCGCTGGGCTTGTCCGTGACCGTGCGAGCCTCCCGCTGCTGCCGGAAGCGCTGGAAGAGTTTGCGCACCGGGTGGTCGGGCGGCAAGTTCAGCGGGGCCTCGTTTTTCCGCCTCTGCCGCTCCTCTTCTTCTCGTTTCACGTCGCTGATTTTTCGAAAGACCATCTAAAAAAGAATTTAGCCCGCTTTGATTTAGGGCTAATTGCAGCATCAGAGGCATCATATTAAAGTCTGCATTCATTTTGGCATCAGGTGTGATGTATAAAATATATTCAGGCTGCAACAATGGGGGAAATTACAATTAGTTTTGAGTTTTGCGGTCGATTCTCACGCTAATAAATAAAAGACTAGGCATGAGTCGATATTAGATTCCGACGATATGATAACCGTGATGGGTAGAGGGGCGCTCCAGAGACCCAACTATTTCTATCCAGGCTATTAAAAAGTCCCTTTTTCCACACTACCTCCCCTTTAAGACATAGAGAACCGCGTTTTCCTTGAGGTCATTTGGCACAAAATCAACGCGGGCAAAGTTCCAGCGTTTTGACAAAGCTGAAGGTTTCTGCGTGTGTGCCAACATGCCGAACATGAAGCCGAATGGGGCGAAAGCAGTGAACCGCAACCATTTTTCTTGTCAAGTCTCACTCGACCAACAAGCGTATCGGGGCTCAGGATGTCATCGGCGGCCAATACAACCTCGGTGAGCAGTTATTCAATCCACCTCTGGATTTCCCAGCACGGCGCAACAAAGCCCATAACCCCCCCCTGCCCCCTCCCGCTGTTGGCCAAGCGTTATTTCAGTGCCTCAGATGAGATTGCCTCTTCATAGGCCGGCAATTCAATCTCAGCCTCGCTCTCTCTTGGGCAGGGTGACCTTAATATGAATGAGGTAATGATTGGTCACAACTGTGCTTGTTCAATTCAGACTTGAAGGATGGGGAGGAGGCTTTAATATACGGAGGCAATTTACAGTCGCTGTCTGTCTGCACGCGGCGGAACTCGTTCGGTGTCGTGGACGGTGCGTGATCCCTCGGTTGGGTGCAGGAGGGTCATGTTTTTGTGCCAGCGGGGTAACGTCACTCACCCTCTTGCGCAGGTTGTAAGTGAGCAGCAGATTGCGGGAGAAGTGATTCGAGAAGGCCGTGTAGAATTCGAGCACTTTCTGCAGGGCGTCGCGCTTGATCACATGGAGGTCGCAGTACGTCAGAGCGCGCACGTTGGCGCAGGCTTGAGCCAGCGTCACCTCCTTCCAGAAGACGTCCCCGAAGACGTCCCCCTTGCCTGCGGGGCAAACGAAGAAAGGCGTTCAAGATGGATATTTTGTGTCTCCCTAGAGACACGCTTATGGGATTTTGTCTCCGGCTACGAGAGCCACCGTCTAATTGCTTCACAGCGCTCGTAGGATTATGCTCCTGGGCTTTCCTCTTATTTGCACTAGCGTTCTTTAAAGGAGTGTTTGGCTCTGTCTCGCCAATTCCAACACACGCCTGGATCATTTCCACTGTCGTGCTCTGCTTCGTCCTGTCTTGTCCTTTGCTTCCTGTACCCTGTCTCGTCCGATTTCCAATTCGTCACCTGACGTCCTCtctaggtttttttttaaacctttgtTTATCCAGATAAGGCAAATGGAGAACAGATTCCTCGATTCTGAACTGCTGTCTGTTCCCTCGTTCCTCACTAACCTAAACATTTACCGCTATTATTATATACGGTAGCTTTTGTTGTGCTCTTCTTGCCTCCGACTGCCGCCTCCTCAAAACTCATTCGGTCATACTGCATTTCCAATAAATATCCATGACAATACAAATTGCTTGCATTCCGCAACCAAACAAGAGGTCTCTTCTCCCCCACCATAAGGTTGGCAGGTTGGATCTGCtcggcatctttttttttccccctacccTAGGGATGAGATCTTGTCTGCATCCTTGCGGGGCTTCGTTATCTTCTCTTCTGTGTGCGTTCTGCAGCACCATTAGGCTAATGAGATTTTGATCCATGGGTGTAACTTGTTTATCGCTAGAGGCTGGGCCCGTGACTTTTTCAAGAAAGCTTATTGCGACGGGAAGACGTTTTGTACGGATCCGCCTAGCGTATCGGCTCAATCAATTATGTGGTGAAACAATTGATCGAGTTGTAAGCTGCGAACATATTACTGGGATTTAAAGGagacgagttttttttttcttgacgcaATTCAAAACTCTTATGTGGTTCGATTTGGACAGTTGGTGGCGATCCAAATAACACCTCCAGGATCGAGAACTAAAGAACAAAGTGTCTTCAAACTGCCAACAAACCATATGTGCTGAGTCTTCCTGACTAAAGTGCAAGTTTATGACTCAGAAAACAACAAGCTGCTGGCCTTTCAAAGTAGTCgggaacattttttaaaaaaggtgcTGGTAGGGTAGAATAAGGAACCAAGTTCTGGAAATGCTACTAAAGGGCTTCTGCTGTTCTTGCGGTCTTGCAAATCATCGATTGAATCGCTTCGAGATAAACATTATTCGTCCCACGATGGGGACATTTGCGGTTTATCTGTTTTGACCTCCGGTTCTCTTAAAAGAGTCTGTGTTTTTTCCAAGGAGAATTTTCAATCTCCACTAATATGTCCAGTTGAAAAAGCCAAACTCACCCAGTATGGCCACGACCTCGTCATCCTGGATGACTTCCAATGACCCCGATACTACGAAGCAGAGGCTGTCCACACTCTCGCCCGCGTGGTAGATGAGGTCGCCGGGCGCGCAGTGAATGGTCTGGAATTCCATGGCCAGTGCCCGCAAACATCCATCGCTTGCCAGTCTGAAGGCCGGGTGCTCTTTGAACA from Syngnathus typhle isolate RoL2023-S1 ecotype Sweden linkage group LG8, RoL_Styp_1.0, whole genome shotgun sequence harbors:
- the LOC133158395 gene encoding potassium voltage-gated channel subfamily H member 1-like; translated protein: MVFRKISDVKREEEERQRRKNEAPLNLPPDHPVRKLFQRFRQQREARTVTDKPSEDNDIEKGPVYVDVPKTAIITTTSIVTVTESPATPSSSAHELSHAAPGCGPSDKVKLQVPPPVSLVGGRAAEPGKIKGWGRFKESIAKPDNWKTVSKSESMETLPERTKGHESQLSLKKTDSCDSGITKSDLRLDKVSDFRLTPQDRSPVQPTETRRSFYPIPEQTLQASLQELKLELKDDLKNLNVRMSGLEAQLAEALQLLKARTPITGSPQGLFDISRPASPEADKEDIFS